The following coding sequences are from one Gopherus flavomarginatus isolate rGopFla2 chromosome 21, rGopFla2.mat.asm, whole genome shotgun sequence window:
- the GPR157 gene encoding G-protein coupled receptor 157 yields the protein MPHSTMLMGTMPPTEVYPSERVIVLLSCVLSFLGSSLLVFTHALWPELRTRPRQLLLYLSLADLLSAVSYFYGVLQDFDSTSWDCVLQGALSTFSNTSSFFWTMAIAFYLYITIVRGAPTGTGLLCFFHGMSWGVPLAITVAAVALKKIGYDASNVSVGWCWVNLEAADQVLWMLLTGKLWELLAYVILPVLYILIKKHINRAHAALSEYRPILARAPAFQPRTSIADKKLILIPLIFIFLRIWSTIRFILTLCSSPAVQNPILVVLHGIGNTFQGGANCIMFVLCTRVIRNQLLSSLCCGRYGGLHQPSQSLEGGYQRANPPKNTEAEQMNAEFAST from the exons atgccCCACTCCACCATGCTGATGGGGACCATGCCCCCGACGGAGGTGTACCCCTCTGAGCGGGTCATCGTGCTGCTCTCCTGTGTCCTCTccttcctgggctccagcctcctGGTCTTCACCCATGCCCTTTGGCCTGAGCTGCGGACCCGTCCCCGGCAGCTCCTGCTCTACCTGTCCCTGGCTGACCTCCTTTCGGCTGTATCCTACTTCTACGGCGTGCTGCAGGACTTCGACTCAACCTCATGGGACTGCGTGCTGCAGGGCGCCCTATCCACcttctccaacaccagctccttctTCTGGACCATGGCCATTGCCTTCTACCTGTACATCACCATTGTGAGGGGCGCGCCAACGGGCACTGGCCTGCTTTGCTTCTTCCATGGCATGAG CTGGGGAGTCCCACTTGCTATCACAGTGGCTGCTGTTGCTCTGAAGAAGATTGGCTATGATGCGTCAAACGTCTCTGTGGGCTGGTGCTGGGTCAACCTGGAAGCGGCAGATCAGGTCCTGTGGATGCTGTTGACAGGGAAATTGTGGGAGCTGCTGGCGTATGTGATCCTACCAGTCCTTTACATCCTCATCAAGAAGCACATCAATAGAGCG CATGCGGCACTCTCTGAATATCGCCCCATActagccagggctcctgcctttCAGCCCAGGACTTCCATAGCAGATAAGAAATTGATCCTCATCCCTCTCATCTTCATCTTCCTCCGCATCTGGAGCACTATCCGATTCATCCTGAccctctgcagctcccctgccGTGCAAAATCCAATCCTGGTGGTCCTGCAC GGAATTGGGAACACGTTTCAGGGAGGTGCCAACTGCATCATGTTTGTCCTCTGCACCCGTGTGATCCGGAACCAGCTGCTCTCTTCCCTTTGCTGTGGTCGCTACGGAGGCTTGCATCAGCCTTCGCAGAGCCTAGAGGGGGGTTACCAGCGTGCCAACccccccaagaacacagaggctGAGCAGATGAATGCCGAATTCGCAAGCACCTGA